From Perognathus longimembris pacificus isolate PPM17 chromosome 4, ASM2315922v1, whole genome shotgun sequence, one genomic window encodes:
- the Fam126b gene encoding protein FAM126B isoform X1, with amino-acid sequence MLGSDRGVVEEWLSEFKALPDTQITNYAATLHRKKTLVPALYKVIQDSDNELLEPVCHQLFELYRSSEVRLKRFTLQFLPELMWVYLRLTVSRDRQSNGCIEALLLGIYNLEIADKDGNNKVLSFTIPSLSKPSIYHEPSTIGSMALTEGALCQHDLIRVVYSDLHPQRETFTAQNRFEVLSFLMLCYNSAIVYMPASSYQSLCRMGSRVCVSGFPRQHEKPWKEICGRIVVDPEFMVQLLTGVYYAMYNGQWDLGQEVLDDIIYRAQLELFSQPLLVANAMKNSLPFDAPDSSQEGQKVLKVEVTPTVPRISRTAITTASIRRHRWRREDGFDFSNEADSSIPGSPIQHGSTDLGIKRVQEGEVLVRRTPEHGSPEPNSAAATTEGADGVNGGDESVNLNDADEGFSSGASLSSQPIGTKPSSSSQRGSLRKVAAGRSAKDKEIASTIKSNESPRDSVVHKQYIQQPTDLTVDSVELTPMKKHLSLPAGQVVPKTNSLSLIRTASASSSKSFDYVNGSQASTSIGVGNEGVTNLATNNANRYSTISLQEDRLGQAGEGKELLSPGAPLTKQSRSPSFNMQLISQV; translated from the exons ctcCTGGAGCCTGTCTGCCATCAGCTGTTTGAGCTCTATCGTAGTTCTGAAGTTCGACTTAAGAGGTTCACACTGCAGTTCTTGCCAGAATTAATGTGGGTTTATTTACGGCTTACAGTTAGCCGAGACAGACAGAGTAATGGCTGCATTGAAGCACTTCTCTTAGGAATTTATAACTTG GAAATTGCTGATAAAGATGGAAACAATAAAGTGCTGTCTTTCACTATTCCTTCCTTATCCAAGCCTTCAATATACCATGAA CCCTCAACAATTGGATCCATGGCTTTGACAGAAGGGGCATTGTGTCAGCATGATCTCATCAGAGTTGTTTATAGTGATCTTCATCCTCAGAGGGAAACATTCACTGCACAAAACCG GTTTGAAGTCCTGAGTTTTCTCATGTTGTGTTATAATtctgccattgtgtatatgccaGCCTCATCATACCAGTCTCTTTGTCGAATGGGCTCCAG GGTTTGTGTGAGTGGGTTTCCACGGCAACATGAAAAACCCTGGAAGGAAATCTGTGGTCGAATAGTAGTGGATCCTGAATTTATGGTGCAACTTCTCACTGGGGTTTATTATGCCAT GTATAATGGACAGTGGGACCTTGGCCAAGAAGTACTCGATGACATTATTTATAGAGCGCAATTAGAACTCTTTTCTCAACCACTATTG GTTGCCAATGCCATGAAAAACTCATTACCATTTGATGCTCCTGATTCTTCACAAGAAGGCCAGAAAGTACTTAAAGTAGAAGTCACTCCAACAGTACCGAGGATTTCTCGGACTGCAATTACAACTGCTTCCATCCGTCGTCATAGATGGAGAAGAGAAG ATGGCTTTGACTTCTCAAACGAGGCTGACTCGAGTATTCCTGGCTCCCCGATCCAACACGGCTCCACTGACCTAGGGATCAAACGTGTGCAAGAGGGGGAGGTGCTGGTGCGCAGGACCCCTGAGCATGGCTCGCCGGAGCCCAACTCAGCAGCAGCCACAACAGAGG GTGCTGATGGTGTAAATGGAGGAGATGAGTCTGTAAACCTGAATGATGCAGATGAAGGATTTTCATCAGGGGCTTCCCTCAGCAGTCAGCCAATTGGAACCAAACCATCCTCCTCTTCTCAAAGGGGAAGCTTAAGGAAAGTAGCAGCTGGGCGTTCagccaaagataaagaaatagcATCTACCATCAAATCCAATGAGAGTCCTCGAGATTCAGTAGTTCACAAGCAGTATATACAGCAACCAACTGATCTTACTGTAGATTCAGTTGAGCTAACACCGATGAAGAAACACCTGAGCCTGCCTGCTGGCCAGGTGGTGCCAAAAACCAATAGCTTAAGTCTAATACGGACAGCCAGTGCTTCCTCAAGTAAATCATTTGACTATGTAAACGGCAGTCAAGCAAGTACCAGCATTGGAGTTGGCAATGAGGGAGTTACTAATTTAGCTACTAACAATGCTAATCGATATTCAACTATCAGTCTCCAGGAAGACCGGCTAGGTCAAGCTGGTGAAGGTAAAGAGCTCCTCAGCCCAGGAGCTCCTTTAACCAAGCAGTCTCGATCCCCAAGTTTCAATATGCAGCTAATATCCCAGGTGTAG
- the Fam126b gene encoding protein FAM126B isoform X2 produces MLGSDRGVVEEWLSEFKALPDTQITNYAATLHRKKTLVPALYKVIQDSDNELLEPVCHQLFELYRSSEVRLKRFTLQFLPELMWVYLRLTVSRDRQSNGCIEALLLGIYNLEIADKDGNNKVLSFTIPSLSKPSIYHEPSTIGSMALTEGALCQHDLIRVVYSDLHPQRETFTAQNRFEVLSFLMLCYNSAIVYMPASSYQSLCRMGSRVCVSGFPRQHEKPWKEICGRIVVDPEFMVQLLTGVYYAMYNGQWDLGQEVLDDIIYRAQLELFSQPLLVANAMKNSLPFDAPDSSQEGQKVLKVEVTPTVPRISRTAITTASIRRHRWRREGADGVNGGDESVNLNDADEGFSSGASLSSQPIGTKPSSSSQRGSLRKVAAGRSAKDKEIASTIKSNESPRDSVVHKQYIQQPTDLTVDSVELTPMKKHLSLPAGQVVPKTNSLSLIRTASASSSKSFDYVNGSQASTSIGVGNEGVTNLATNNANRYSTISLQEDRLGQAGEGKELLSPGAPLTKQSRSPSFNMQLISQV; encoded by the exons ctcCTGGAGCCTGTCTGCCATCAGCTGTTTGAGCTCTATCGTAGTTCTGAAGTTCGACTTAAGAGGTTCACACTGCAGTTCTTGCCAGAATTAATGTGGGTTTATTTACGGCTTACAGTTAGCCGAGACAGACAGAGTAATGGCTGCATTGAAGCACTTCTCTTAGGAATTTATAACTTG GAAATTGCTGATAAAGATGGAAACAATAAAGTGCTGTCTTTCACTATTCCTTCCTTATCCAAGCCTTCAATATACCATGAA CCCTCAACAATTGGATCCATGGCTTTGACAGAAGGGGCATTGTGTCAGCATGATCTCATCAGAGTTGTTTATAGTGATCTTCATCCTCAGAGGGAAACATTCACTGCACAAAACCG GTTTGAAGTCCTGAGTTTTCTCATGTTGTGTTATAATtctgccattgtgtatatgccaGCCTCATCATACCAGTCTCTTTGTCGAATGGGCTCCAG GGTTTGTGTGAGTGGGTTTCCACGGCAACATGAAAAACCCTGGAAGGAAATCTGTGGTCGAATAGTAGTGGATCCTGAATTTATGGTGCAACTTCTCACTGGGGTTTATTATGCCAT GTATAATGGACAGTGGGACCTTGGCCAAGAAGTACTCGATGACATTATTTATAGAGCGCAATTAGAACTCTTTTCTCAACCACTATTG GTTGCCAATGCCATGAAAAACTCATTACCATTTGATGCTCCTGATTCTTCACAAGAAGGCCAGAAAGTACTTAAAGTAGAAGTCACTCCAACAGTACCGAGGATTTCTCGGACTGCAATTACAACTGCTTCCATCCGTCGTCATAGATGGAGAAGAGAAG GTGCTGATGGTGTAAATGGAGGAGATGAGTCTGTAAACCTGAATGATGCAGATGAAGGATTTTCATCAGGGGCTTCCCTCAGCAGTCAGCCAATTGGAACCAAACCATCCTCCTCTTCTCAAAGGGGAAGCTTAAGGAAAGTAGCAGCTGGGCGTTCagccaaagataaagaaatagcATCTACCATCAAATCCAATGAGAGTCCTCGAGATTCAGTAGTTCACAAGCAGTATATACAGCAACCAACTGATCTTACTGTAGATTCAGTTGAGCTAACACCGATGAAGAAACACCTGAGCCTGCCTGCTGGCCAGGTGGTGCCAAAAACCAATAGCTTAAGTCTAATACGGACAGCCAGTGCTTCCTCAAGTAAATCATTTGACTATGTAAACGGCAGTCAAGCAAGTACCAGCATTGGAGTTGGCAATGAGGGAGTTACTAATTTAGCTACTAACAATGCTAATCGATATTCAACTATCAGTCTCCAGGAAGACCGGCTAGGTCAAGCTGGTGAAGGTAAAGAGCTCCTCAGCCCAGGAGCTCCTTTAACCAAGCAGTCTCGATCCCCAAGTTTCAATATGCAGCTAATATCCCAGGTGTAG
- the Fam126b gene encoding protein FAM126B isoform X3, which produces MWVYLRLTVSRDRQSNGCIEALLLGIYNLEIADKDGNNKVLSFTIPSLSKPSIYHEPSTIGSMALTEGALCQHDLIRVVYSDLHPQRETFTAQNRFEVLSFLMLCYNSAIVYMPASSYQSLCRMGSRVCVSGFPRQHEKPWKEICGRIVVDPEFMVQLLTGVYYAMYNGQWDLGQEVLDDIIYRAQLELFSQPLLVANAMKNSLPFDAPDSSQEGQKVLKVEVTPTVPRISRTAITTASIRRHRWRREDGFDFSNEADSSIPGSPIQHGSTDLGIKRVQEGEVLVRRTPEHGSPEPNSAAATTEGADGVNGGDESVNLNDADEGFSSGASLSSQPIGTKPSSSSQRGSLRKVAAGRSAKDKEIASTIKSNESPRDSVVHKQYIQQPTDLTVDSVELTPMKKHLSLPAGQVVPKTNSLSLIRTASASSSKSFDYVNGSQASTSIGVGNEGVTNLATNNANRYSTISLQEDRLGQAGEGKELLSPGAPLTKQSRSPSFNMQLISQV; this is translated from the exons ATGTGGGTTTATTTACGGCTTACAGTTAGCCGAGACAGACAGAGTAATGGCTGCATTGAAGCACTTCTCTTAGGAATTTATAACTTG GAAATTGCTGATAAAGATGGAAACAATAAAGTGCTGTCTTTCACTATTCCTTCCTTATCCAAGCCTTCAATATACCATGAA CCCTCAACAATTGGATCCATGGCTTTGACAGAAGGGGCATTGTGTCAGCATGATCTCATCAGAGTTGTTTATAGTGATCTTCATCCTCAGAGGGAAACATTCACTGCACAAAACCG GTTTGAAGTCCTGAGTTTTCTCATGTTGTGTTATAATtctgccattgtgtatatgccaGCCTCATCATACCAGTCTCTTTGTCGAATGGGCTCCAG GGTTTGTGTGAGTGGGTTTCCACGGCAACATGAAAAACCCTGGAAGGAAATCTGTGGTCGAATAGTAGTGGATCCTGAATTTATGGTGCAACTTCTCACTGGGGTTTATTATGCCAT GTATAATGGACAGTGGGACCTTGGCCAAGAAGTACTCGATGACATTATTTATAGAGCGCAATTAGAACTCTTTTCTCAACCACTATTG GTTGCCAATGCCATGAAAAACTCATTACCATTTGATGCTCCTGATTCTTCACAAGAAGGCCAGAAAGTACTTAAAGTAGAAGTCACTCCAACAGTACCGAGGATTTCTCGGACTGCAATTACAACTGCTTCCATCCGTCGTCATAGATGGAGAAGAGAAG ATGGCTTTGACTTCTCAAACGAGGCTGACTCGAGTATTCCTGGCTCCCCGATCCAACACGGCTCCACTGACCTAGGGATCAAACGTGTGCAAGAGGGGGAGGTGCTGGTGCGCAGGACCCCTGAGCATGGCTCGCCGGAGCCCAACTCAGCAGCAGCCACAACAGAGG GTGCTGATGGTGTAAATGGAGGAGATGAGTCTGTAAACCTGAATGATGCAGATGAAGGATTTTCATCAGGGGCTTCCCTCAGCAGTCAGCCAATTGGAACCAAACCATCCTCCTCTTCTCAAAGGGGAAGCTTAAGGAAAGTAGCAGCTGGGCGTTCagccaaagataaagaaatagcATCTACCATCAAATCCAATGAGAGTCCTCGAGATTCAGTAGTTCACAAGCAGTATATACAGCAACCAACTGATCTTACTGTAGATTCAGTTGAGCTAACACCGATGAAGAAACACCTGAGCCTGCCTGCTGGCCAGGTGGTGCCAAAAACCAATAGCTTAAGTCTAATACGGACAGCCAGTGCTTCCTCAAGTAAATCATTTGACTATGTAAACGGCAGTCAAGCAAGTACCAGCATTGGAGTTGGCAATGAGGGAGTTACTAATTTAGCTACTAACAATGCTAATCGATATTCAACTATCAGTCTCCAGGAAGACCGGCTAGGTCAAGCTGGTGAAGGTAAAGAGCTCCTCAGCCCAGGAGCTCCTTTAACCAAGCAGTCTCGATCCCCAAGTTTCAATATGCAGCTAATATCCCAGGTGTAG